The following proteins are encoded in a genomic region of Lutra lutra chromosome 16, mLutLut1.2, whole genome shotgun sequence:
- the CFAP97D1 gene encoding sperm axonemal maintenance protein CFAP97D1, which produces MNNSLDYLAYPVIVSNHRQSTTFRKKLDFGHYVFHKNRIQIVKATVDTKPPVAHTHHILKLSKLQGEQKRIDKIEYENKQLCQKIANAHRGPAKVDCWNEYFSKSLNRETRNRELVRITVENQGILKRLGDRKPYYDRRLSEMDWQNSRRYIKNTTRYLLSRDE; this is translated from the exons ATGAACAATTCCCTGGATTATCTAGCCTACCCTGTAATCGTCTCTAATCACAGACAGAGCACAACCTTCAGGAAGAAACTGGACTTTGGCCACTATGTATTTCATAAGAATAGAATACAAATAG TGAAGGCGACCGTCGACACAAAACCTCCAGTggcacacacacatcacattttGAAACTCAGCAAACTACAG GGTGAACAGAAGCGAATTGACAAAATCGAGTATGAAAACAAACAACTGTGTCAGAAGATTGCAAATGCCCATCGTGGTCCCGCCAAGGTGGATTGCTGGAACGAGTATTTTTCCAAGAG CTTAAACAGAGAAACAAGGAACCGGGAACTCGTGAGAATCACCGTGGAAAACCAGGGCATTCTGAAGAGGCTTGGTGATCGCAAACCCTACTATGACCGCAGGTTGTCCGAGATGGACTGGCAG AATTCAAGGCGCTATATCAAAAATACAACAAGATATCTTCTCTCCCGAGATGAATAG